In one Rutidosis leptorrhynchoides isolate AG116_Rl617_1_P2 chromosome 8, CSIRO_AGI_Rlap_v1, whole genome shotgun sequence genomic region, the following are encoded:
- the LOC139864859 gene encoding uncharacterized protein: MARWDKIFSLPVQNPPTLEFSASDIVWTKVKGHRDKMDRLALIPYARVEDFRGGESNNKDCPTNFVKASRRDNRETRCKAKVDGTLEYIWYRCSFGPKYDRKGGVVKPSRSNSVPKKKTAGRPNTKRGCQCRFIVKRLKAKPTVALVIYNQDKHVDEKGLPCHGSQDKKSVGTRAMYAPFISEDLRLRVLSLLHVGIPVETIMKRHNESVEKQGGPSNRDDLLTHRDVRKQERNIRRSSYQLDEDDDVSIRLWVEGHQSHVFFYEDFSDTNPFLLGIQTEWMLQQMIRFGNGRLLALDSRFGTNKLKWPIQSLVVFNSDNKGIPVAWIIAPSFLRPEDTHKWMRALFNRVCTKDPTWKLGGFIVDDPLSDTTTIRELFQCSVLICFWRVRHAWHKNIIKRCSNMETRAKLSKSLGQIVKDICKGFGSVESFDTFMEDFAECKDFMDYFKAIWYPRIGYWITALKSLPVASQESSAALEFYHNQLKIRLLNESDCNIYQRSDWLVNKLDTKIQSYFWLDEYESKDDYSRYWKDEWASGLTAWRNSRTIPNTDVITEGERVKVIDQIDRDSTHIIWNPGSEYAICSCEWGEKGNLCEHVCKVIQYFREKGSVLPSLSLLQYNQGLINMLKCPPPNSLIRDHAVYLAVWVNEQLSAHFEKINQHGGDSSGRDEMVNSCTRMEVDT, translated from the exons ATGGCTAGATGGGATAAGATCTTTTCCCTACCTGTACAAAACCCTCCAACTTTGGAGTTTTCAGCAAGTGATATCGTGTGGACTAAAGTCAAAGGTCATCGTGACAAGATGGACCGACTTGCTCTAATTCCCTATGCTCGAGTTGAAGATTTTCGTGGTGGTGAATCTAACAACAAAGACTGCCCCACAAATTTTGTCAAAGCCAGTAGACGTGACAATCGGGAGACACGGTGCAAGGCCAAAGTTGATGGCACTCTTGAATATATTTG GTATAGGTGTTCATTTGGCCCAAAATACGATAGAAAAGGAGGTGTGGTTAAACCTAGTAGGAGTAATAGTGTACCAAAGAAGAAAACTGCTGGTAGACCTAATACAAAAAGAGGATGCCAATGCCGTTTCATAGTTAAACGTTTAAAAGCCAAGCCAACAGTGGCACTTGTGATATATAACCAAGATAAACACGTGGATGAAAAGGGATTGCCATGTCACGGTTCACAAGACAAAAAGTCCGTTGGAACACGTGCCATGTACGCACCGTTTATCTCTGAAGATTTACGCCTTCGTGTATTGTCTCTATTACATGTTGGAATACCAGTTGAAACTATTATGAAAAGACACAACGAATCGGTAGAGAAACAAGGAGGTCCTAGTAATAGAGATGACCTTTTAACACATAGGGATGTGAGGAAACAAGAGAGGAATATTCGGCGATCAAGTTATCaacttgatgaagatgatgatgtcagCATTAGATTATGGGTCGAGGGTCATCAGAGTCACGTGTTCTTTTATGAGGATTTCTCTGATACTAACCCGTTTTTGTTGGGTATTCAAACCGAATGGATGTTGCAACAAATGATTCGTTTTGGCAATGGACGCCTACTTGCATTAGATTCAAGATTTGGTACAAATAAACTAAAG TGGCCAATACAAAGTCTTGTTGTTTTCAACTCAGACAACAAAGGGATTCCAGTTGCATGGATAATAGCGCCAAGTTTTTTAAGACCTGAGGATACACATAAATGGATGAGGGCTCTTTTTAATAGAGTTTGCACTAAAGATCCGACTTGGAAATTGGGCGGGTTTATAGTCGATGATCCTTTATCGGACACTACCACTATCAG GGAACTGTTCCAGTGCTCTGTATTGATTTGCTTTTGGCGGGTCCGTCATGCATGGCATAAAAACATAATTAAAAGATGTTCGAATATGGAGACTAGAGcaaaattatcaaaatcacttggTCAAATTGTTAAAGACATATGTAAAGGGTTTGGCAGTGTTGAATCATTCGATACCTTCATGGAAGATTTTGCAGAATGCAAAGATTTCATGGATTACTTCAAGGCTATTTGGTATCCTAGAATTG GGTATTGGATTACTGCTTTAAAATCCCTGCCCGTTGCTAGCCAGGAAAGTTCAGCAGCTCTCGAGTTTTACCACAACCAGCTAAAGATTCGGTTACTAAACGAGAGTGACTGTAACATCTATCAACGATCTGATTGGCTAGTCAATAAGTTGGACACTAAAATACAATCCTACTTTTGGCTCGACGAATACGAATCAAAAGATGATTATTCGCGTTACTGGAAAGATGAGTGGGCAAGTGGTTTAACCGCTTGGCGAAATTCAAGAACAATCCCGAACACTGATGTTATCACAGAAGGTGAACGGGTCAAAGTTATTGACCAAATAGATCGAGATTCAACTCATATTATATGGAACCCAGGGTCAGAATATGCAATTTGTAGCTGTGAGTGGGGAGAAAAGGGTAATTTGTGTGAACATGTTTGTAAGGTTATTCAATACTTTCGTGAAAAAGGTTCAGTGTTGCCGTCTCTTAGCCTGCTGCAGTACAATCAAGGTTTGATCAATATGCTAAAATGCCCGCCTCCAAATTCTCTTATTCGTGACCATGCTGTTTATTTAGCTGTTTGGGTTAACGAACAACTTAGTGCGCACTTTGAGAAAATTAACCAACATGGCGGTGACTCAAGTGGGAGGGACGAGATGGTAAATTCCTGCACGAGGATGGAAGTTGACACATAA
- the LOC139862448 gene encoding uncharacterized protein, translating into MARWDEILSLPVQNPPTLEFSASDIVWSKVEGHRDKMDRVALVPFARVDDFVRGESKNKDCPTRFHVEARRRRSPKTPYKAKVDGILEYTLYWCSFGPDDHRKGGVVRPSRSNYLPKKKIAGRPNTKRGCTCRFIVKRLIAEPTVALVIYNQDKHVDKKGLPCHGPQDKMSVGTRAMYAPFISEDLRLRVLSLLHVGIPVETIMQRHNESVEKQGGPSNRDDLLTHRYVRIQERNIRRSSYQLDEDDDVSIRLWVKSHQSHVFFYEDFSDTDPFLLGIQTEWQLQQMIRFGKGRLLALDSRFGSNKLKWPIQSLVVFNSDNKAIPVAWIIAPSFLKSEDTHKWMRALFNRVCTKDPTWKLGGFIVDDPLTDSTTIREVFQCSVLIYFWRVRHAWHKNLMKRCSNMETRAKLSKSLGQIVKDVCKGFGTVESFDTFMEDFVECRDSMDYFKAIWYPRIGYWITALKSLPLASQESSAALEFYHNQLKIRLLNESDADIYQRSDWLVNKLDTKIQSYFWLDEYELKDDFSRYWKDEWASGLTAWRNSRTIPNTDVVTGGELVKVIDQIDRDSAHVIWNPGSEYAICSCEWGEKGNLCEHVCKVIQYFREKGSVMPSVSLLQYNQGLINMLKCPPPNSLIRDHAVYLAVWVNEQLSAQFEKSNQLSGDSDGRDEMVNSCTTMEVDT; encoded by the exons ATGGCTAGGTGGGATGAGATTCTGTCCCTTCCTGTACAAAACCCTCCAACTTTGGAGTTTTCAGCAAGTGATATTGTGTGGTCTAAAGTAGAAGGTCATCGTGACAAAATGGACCGAGTTGCTCTAGTTCCGTTTGCTCGAGTTGATGACTTTGTTCGTGGTGAATCTAAAAACAAAGACTGCCCCACAAGATTTCATGTCGAAGCCAGGAGACGTCGCTCTCCGAAGACACCGTACAAGGCCAAAGTTGATGGCATTCTTGAATATACTCT GTATTGGTGCTCATTTGGCCCGGATGACCATAGAAAAGGAGGCGTGGTTAGACCTAGTAGGAGTAATTATCTACCAAAGAAGAAAATTGCAGGTAGACCTAATACAAAAAGAGGGTGCACATGCCGTTTCATAGTTAAACGATTAATAGCCGAGCCAACAGTGGCACTTGTGATATATAACCAAGATAAACACGTGGATAAAAAGGGATTGCCATGTCACGGTCCACAAGACAAAATGTCCGTTGGTACACGTGCCATGTACGCACCGTTTATCTCGGAAGATTTACGCCTTCGTGTTTTGTCTTTGTTACATGTTGGAATTCCAGTTGAAACCATTATGCAAAGACACAACGAATCGGTAGAGAAGCAAGGAGGTCCTAGCAATAGAGATGACCTTTTGACCCATAGGTATGTGAGGATTCAAGAAAGGAATATTCGGAGGTCAAGTTATCaacttgatgaagatgatgatgtcagCATAAGATTATGGGTCAAGAGCCATCAAAGTCACGTGTTCTTTTATGAGGATTTCTCTGATACTGATCCGTTTTTGTTGGGTATTCAAACAGAATGGCAGTTGCAGCAAATGATTCGTTTTGGCAAGGGACGCCTACTTGCATTAGATTCAAGGTTTGGTTCCAATAAATTAAAG TGGCCAATCCAAAGTCTTGTTGTTTTCAACTCTGACAACAAAGCGATTCCAGTAGCATGGATAATAGCGCCAAGTTTCTTAAAATCTGAGGATACACATAAATGGATGAGGGCTCTTTTTAATAGAGTTTGCACTAAAGATCCGACATGGAAACTGGGCGGGTTTATAGTTGATGATCCTTTAACCGACTCCACCACTATCAG GGAAGTGTTCCAGTGCTCTGTATTGATTTACTTCTGGCGGGTTCGTCATGCATGGCATAAAAATCTAATGAAACGATGTTCGAATATGGAGACTAGAGcaaaattatcaaaatcacttggTCAAATTGTTAAAGACGTATGTAAAGGATTTGGCACAGTTGAATCATTCGATACCTTTATGGAAGATTTTGTAGAATGCAGAGATTCCATGGACTACTTCAAGGCTATTTGGTATCCTAGAATTG GGTATTGGATTACTGCTTTAAAATCACTGCCACTTGCTAGCCAGGAGAGTTCAGCAGCTCTTGAGTTCTACCACAACCAGCTAAAAATAAGGTTGCTAAACGAGAGTGATGCTGACATCTATCAACGATCTGATTGGCTAGTCAATAAGTTGGACACTAAAATACAATCCTACTTTTGGCTCGACGAATATGAATTAAAAGATGATTTTTCACGCTACTGGAAAGATGAGTGGGCAAGTGGTTTAACCGCTTGGCGAAATTCAAGAACAATCCCCAACACTGATGTTGTTACAGGCGGTGAACTGGTCAAAGTTATTGACCAAATAGATCGAGATTCAGCTCATGTTATATGGAACCCAGGGTCAGAATATGCAATTTGCAGCTGCGAATGGGGAGAAAAGGGTAATTTGTGTGAACATGTTTGTAAGGTTATTCAATACTTTCGTGAAAAAGGGTCAGTCATGCCGTCTGTTAGCCTGCTACAATATAATCAAGGTTTGATCAATATGCTAAAATGCCCGCCTCCAAATTCTCTTATTCGTGATCACGCTGTTTATTTAGCTGTTTGGGTTAATGAACAACTTAGTGCGCAATTTGAGAAAAGTAACCAACTTAGCGGTGACTCAGATGGGAGGGACGAGATGGTAAATTCCTGCACGACGATGGAAGTTGACACATAA